A stretch of the Porifericola rhodea genome encodes the following:
- a CDS encoding alpha/beta fold hydrolase → MAFTVHNRNGFKYLDEGEGEVMVLLHGLFGALSNWDDVVNKFSESYRVMIPLLPVYEKSSRKEGVIGLTRFLERFVDEMELNHMTIMGNSLGGHIALIYTINNQEKVDRLILTGSSGLFENSMGGSFPKRGSYAYIKERVEYTFYDPATVTKEYIDEVFETTTSISKCMAIVGIAKSAQRHNLANELHKIKVPTLLVWGLNDTITPPLVAHDFNRLIPNSKLRFIDKCCHAPMMENPEKFNAILEAFLEEKTLV, encoded by the coding sequence ATGGCATTTACAGTACATAATAGAAATGGGTTTAAGTACCTGGACGAAGGAGAAGGCGAAGTGATGGTGTTGTTACACGGGCTGTTTGGCGCGCTGAGTAACTGGGATGATGTAGTCAATAAATTTTCTGAAAGTTATCGGGTGATGATCCCGCTACTGCCTGTATATGAAAAGTCTTCCAGAAAAGAAGGGGTAATTGGACTGACCCGTTTTCTAGAAAGGTTCGTTGATGAGATGGAGCTTAACCATATGACCATCATGGGTAATTCTTTGGGTGGCCATATTGCATTAATATATACCATTAATAATCAGGAGAAAGTAGATAGGCTTATTCTTACGGGTAGCTCTGGATTATTTGAAAATTCAATGGGTGGTTCTTTTCCAAAAAGAGGAAGCTATGCCTATATTAAAGAACGCGTTGAGTATACTTTTTACGATCCGGCTACGGTTACCAAAGAGTACATAGACGAAGTATTTGAAACCACAACCAGCATCTCTAAATGTATGGCTATTGTGGGTATTGCAAAGTCAGCTCAGCGACATAATTTGGCAAATGAATTACATAAAATTAAAGTGCCTACGCTTTTAGTCTGGGGTCTTAATGATACGATTACTCCCCCGCTGGTAGCGCATGACTTCAATCGTCTGATACCAAACTCTAAGCTGCGGTTTATTGACAAATGCTGCCATGCTCCTATGATGGAGAACCCAGAAAAGTTCAACGCAATTCTGGAAGCGTTTCTAGAAGAAAAAACATTAGTATGA
- a CDS encoding CBS domain-containing protein, producing the protein MIAKDLINPIIPALKVSDDIARASSLMDDYRLSMLPVLEEEHFRGFIHEDALYDDIFDKPTLGDYPLITNGCSVRQEQHFYEVVKVASECQNGLVAVLDSEENFLGVITAEDLVQNFAKTIAVQSSGSIIELSLKHIDYSLAEITRLIEAENAKVMGCFLNSDEKDDTLINVTFKLDKKNVTHIIATLKRFNYQVVRVIQEENMVSYEKERLDALMKYLSI; encoded by the coding sequence ATGATTGCTAAAGACCTCATAAACCCTATTATACCTGCACTCAAAGTTAGTGATGATATAGCGCGTGCTTCTTCACTAATGGACGACTATAGGTTGTCTATGCTGCCGGTATTGGAAGAAGAGCACTTTCGTGGATTTATCCACGAAGATGCTTTGTACGATGACATATTTGATAAACCTACTTTGGGTGACTATCCGCTCATTACCAACGGATGCAGTGTAAGGCAAGAGCAGCATTTTTACGAAGTAGTAAAAGTTGCAAGCGAATGTCAGAATGGATTGGTGGCAGTGTTGGATAGCGAAGAGAATTTTCTCGGTGTAATTACCGCAGAAGATTTGGTGCAAAATTTTGCTAAAACAATAGCGGTACAGTCTAGTGGAAGTATTATAGAGCTATCATTAAAACATATAGACTACTCCCTCGCTGAGATTACTCGGCTGATAGAGGCAGAAAATGCTAAAGTAATGGGCTGCTTTTTAAACAGTGACGAAAAAGATGATACCCTAATTAACGTCACTTTCAAGCTGGATAAAAAGAACGTAACTCATATTATTGCCACTCTTAAAAGGTTCAACTATCAGGTGGTACGAGTAATACAGGAAGAAAATATGGTTTCTTACGAAAAAGAAAGATTAGATGCTCTTATGAAATACCTCAGTATTTAA
- a CDS encoding CvpA family protein translates to MSIWDFVILVILLAGAYRGFQKGLLREVVGIIALVAGVIGAVQWMPQGITFLSETFDTQSELLPVFSFFLIFIAIVIVISLAGRLIKLAIDLTPIGFIDGIGGALLGMLKWALGVSVVLWVLDAAQLGLPEGEENNVVYNNVKSVAPYVFNNLSEWSPIVAEMIRKIQEIFSEIEW, encoded by the coding sequence TTGAGCATTTGGGACTTTGTAATACTGGTAATTCTACTGGCAGGTGCTTACCGAGGTTTTCAAAAAGGTTTGTTGAGAGAGGTAGTAGGCATTATAGCTCTTGTAGCAGGAGTAATAGGAGCTGTACAATGGATGCCTCAGGGCATTACATTTCTTTCAGAAACTTTTGATACCCAGTCTGAACTACTACCTGTATTTTCGTTTTTTCTTATATTTATCGCTATTGTCATAGTTATTTCTTTGGCAGGAAGATTGATAAAGTTAGCTATAGACCTAACACCTATAGGCTTTATTGATGGTATTGGTGGAGCCCTTTTAGGGATGCTTAAATGGGCACTGGGAGTCAGTGTGGTTTTATGGGTACTGGATGCTGCACAACTCGGCCTGCCCGAAGGAGAAGAAAACAACGTAGTTTACAATAATGTAAAAAGTGTAGCTCCTTATGTTTTTAATAACTTAAGCGAGTGGTCGCCCATAGTAGCCGAAATGATCAGAAAAATACAGGAAATCTTTTCTGAAATTGAGTGGTAG